Proteins from one Pseudarthrobacter sp. BIM B-2242 genomic window:
- the folP gene encoding dihydropteroate synthase — translation MDSLAAAPGTGPATSPLPILRKPRRAATFAELPTDRTLIMGILNVTPDSFSDGGKHATADTAIAAGLRMFYAGADIIDVGGESTRPGAEDVSPEEEQRRVVPVIEALVKAGALVSIDTTHTSTAAAALKAGAAIINDVSGLTMEPEMAELVASSKVPYVLTHRRGDARTMNSLAEYQDVAGEVVAELAGVRDKLYAAGVSAEQIIVDPGLGFAKNDAQNWELLQHLDQLDSLGHKVLVAASRKRFLGTLLTVAGKSAAPEERDAATAAITAISAFRGAWAVRVHDVGPSLDAVKVASRVAAARTTH, via the coding sequence ATGGATTCACTAGCTGCAGCCCCGGGAACCGGGCCCGCAACATCTCCGCTGCCCATCCTGCGCAAACCGCGCCGGGCCGCGACGTTCGCAGAACTGCCCACTGACCGCACCCTGATCATGGGCATCCTGAACGTCACCCCGGACTCGTTCAGTGACGGCGGCAAGCACGCGACGGCGGACACTGCCATCGCGGCCGGCCTGCGGATGTTCTACGCGGGGGCGGACATCATTGACGTCGGCGGCGAATCCACCCGCCCCGGCGCCGAGGACGTCAGCCCGGAGGAAGAACAGCGCCGGGTGGTGCCCGTTATCGAGGCCCTGGTCAAGGCCGGCGCCCTGGTTTCCATCGACACCACGCACACCTCCACAGCGGCGGCCGCACTGAAGGCCGGCGCCGCCATCATCAACGACGTTTCGGGGCTGACCATGGAACCCGAAATGGCGGAACTGGTGGCCTCGTCCAAGGTGCCCTATGTTCTGACGCACCGCCGTGGCGATGCCCGCACCATGAATTCCCTGGCCGAGTACCAGGATGTGGCAGGCGAAGTGGTGGCGGAGCTGGCCGGCGTGCGGGACAAGCTGTACGCCGCCGGTGTGAGCGCCGAGCAGATCATCGTCGACCCGGGGCTGGGCTTCGCCAAGAACGACGCCCAGAACTGGGAGCTCCTGCAGCACCTGGACCAGCTGGACAGCCTGGGGCACAAGGTTCTGGTGGCTGCATCCCGCAAACGCTTCCTGGGTACGCTGCTGACCGTGGCCGGCAAGTCCGCCGCCCCGGAGGAACGTGACGCCGCCACCGCGGCCATTACCGCCATCAGCGCCTTCCGCGGTGCCTGGGCTGTCCGCGTGCACGACGTCGGACCAAGCCTTGACGCTGTTAAGGTAGCTTCACGCGTGGCGGCTGCCCGCACCACACACTAG
- the folB gene encoding dihydroneopterin aldolase: MDRITLSGVTAVGHHGVFDFERREGQPFVVDAVLHLDFTKAAESDDVRDTAHYGEVAERIKDWITGEPLNLIEALAVRIADDLLARFNIGAVDVTVHKPQAPIEVPFGDVAVSVHRARQHSVPPDHAPHYGTRP, from the coding sequence ATGGACAGGATTACGCTGAGCGGCGTCACCGCCGTCGGCCATCACGGCGTGTTCGACTTTGAGCGCCGTGAGGGCCAGCCATTCGTGGTGGATGCCGTCCTGCACCTGGACTTCACCAAGGCTGCCGAGTCCGACGACGTCCGGGACACCGCGCACTACGGTGAAGTGGCCGAACGGATCAAGGACTGGATCACGGGCGAGCCCCTGAACCTGATCGAAGCCCTTGCTGTCCGGATCGCAGACGACCTGCTGGCCAGGTTCAACATCGGGGCCGTGGACGTCACGGTCCACAAGCCCCAGGCGCCCATCGAGGTGCCCTTTGGCGATGTTGCGGTCAGTGTGCACCGTGCCCGGCAGCATAGTGTCCCTCCAGACCACGCTCCGCATTACGGAACCCGGCCATGA
- the folK gene encoding 2-amino-4-hydroxy-6-hydroxymethyldihydropteridine diphosphokinase, which translates to MTGYTKAVLALGSNLGERNDTLSGAVADLVDPPEVRLLAVSPVVQTKPVGGPPGQPDFLNMVMTVETLLSPEALLEHCHAVENKHLRVRDVRWGPRTLDVDIITYGDVTSDDPDLTLPHPRAAERAFVLYPWSLIEPAATLGGQRVSELAARAADFPDLVPFDGFGDYDGAPTAGAVE; encoded by the coding sequence ATGACGGGCTACACCAAAGCGGTCCTGGCCCTCGGGAGTAACCTGGGCGAACGCAACGACACCCTCTCCGGCGCCGTCGCGGACCTCGTCGACCCTCCTGAGGTGCGGCTGCTGGCTGTGTCCCCGGTAGTGCAGACCAAGCCGGTTGGCGGACCGCCCGGCCAGCCCGATTTCCTGAATATGGTCATGACCGTGGAGACCCTCCTGTCCCCGGAAGCGCTGCTGGAACACTGCCACGCGGTGGAGAACAAGCACCTCCGGGTCCGTGACGTGCGCTGGGGTCCGCGAACGCTCGACGTCGACATCATCACCTACGGCGATGTCACCAGCGACGACCCCGACCTGACTTTGCCGCATCCGCGCGCCGCCGAACGCGCCTTTGTCCTCTACCCCTGGTCCCTGATCGAGCCGGCCGCGACGCTGGGGGGCCAACGGGTCAGCGAGCTGGCCGCCCGCGCCGCCGACTTCCCGGACCTGGTCCCGTTTGACGGCTTCGGCGACTACGACGGCGCCCCTACCGCCGGGGCGGTTGAGTAG
- a CDS encoding DUF3180 domain-containing protein → MKPINPLRLLFIGLVLTVAGWSATVVTTRYSMATPVLPATALATMAVIVAITLILGIRVLRWRNSTKRKKALDPILAARTLVLAQACAYAGTVLLGWHAGIFLDQLRIWNLRSDQGITWVAVAVAGGGLVMIVVGLLVERFCRIPPEDTEASGDGTPGRKVRGEAAGEGEYAYRGD, encoded by the coding sequence GTGAAACCCATCAACCCCCTCCGCCTCCTGTTCATCGGGCTGGTCCTGACCGTGGCCGGCTGGTCAGCCACGGTGGTGACCACCCGCTACAGCATGGCAACTCCGGTTCTGCCGGCCACAGCATTGGCCACCATGGCCGTGATCGTAGCCATCACCCTGATTCTGGGCATCAGGGTCCTCCGGTGGCGCAACAGCACCAAACGCAAGAAAGCGCTTGACCCGATCCTTGCCGCGAGAACACTGGTGCTCGCGCAGGCCTGCGCCTACGCCGGCACCGTTCTGCTCGGCTGGCACGCGGGGATTTTCCTGGACCAGCTGCGCATCTGGAACCTGCGCAGCGACCAAGGCATCACCTGGGTGGCAGTAGCCGTAGCCGGCGGCGGGCTGGTGATGATCGTTGTGGGCCTGCTGGTGGAGAGGTTCTGCAGGATCCCGCCCGAAGACACTGAAGCGTCCGGCGACGGGACACCCGGCCGCAAGGTGCGCGGGGAAGCTGCAGGGGAAGGCGAATATGCATACCGGGGCGATTGA
- a CDS encoding PH domain-containing protein produces MHTGAIDPAGVTWQRVSPKYVTVRLVEWAIGNVIAVLVLSLPLVFVLLGWWRWPPLWLAILVPAATFVLAIWRLLLIPRQVRAIGYAERDDDLLIRGGIFFQRVMAVPYGRMQYVDIGVGPVERGLGLCTLKLHTAAPGTKAIIPGLPAEEGARLREQLAARGEARLAGL; encoded by the coding sequence ATGCATACCGGGGCGATTGATCCGGCGGGTGTGACGTGGCAGCGGGTGTCGCCGAAGTACGTCACCGTCCGGCTGGTGGAGTGGGCCATCGGAAACGTCATTGCCGTGCTTGTCCTGAGCCTGCCCCTTGTCTTCGTGCTCCTGGGCTGGTGGCGATGGCCGCCGCTGTGGCTGGCCATCCTGGTGCCGGCGGCAACCTTTGTGCTGGCCATCTGGCGGCTGCTGCTGATCCCGCGGCAGGTGCGCGCCATCGGCTATGCCGAACGGGACGACGATTTGCTGATCCGCGGCGGCATTTTCTTCCAGCGGGTCATGGCAGTGCCTTACGGCCGGATGCAGTATGTGGATATCGGCGTAGGGCCGGTGGAGCGCGGCCTTGGCCTCTGCACACTCAAACTCCACACCGCCGCCCCCGGCACCAAGGCAATCATCCCCGGCCTGCCCGCCGAAGAGGGGGCGCGCCTGCGTGAACAGCTCGCCGCCCGGGGCGAAGCCAGGCTGGCAGGGCTGTGA
- a CDS encoding PH domain-containing protein, translating to MTAGVPERGAPDVPAAPDVPAAAPGAPAPGPALAPDGEWLRVHPASPFVRGWVALAAIGYFFGRDIFERLLQGRPLVEEDFAGRAPWLVAGGGIMLVLAVLGFILTWYFTKYQVSEGYVRVNSGFLFRQQRQARLDRVQAIDIVQPLLARIFGLAELKFEVADAGESAVKLAYLRMDDARQLRATILARAAGIVPDPARPQEAPPEAPEHPVLSVPPSRLVGSLLLSEQSFFVVVGGIASVILSAVTDNQGFYFYLIPAALGLAAAYWGSFNKGYNFTAAISPDGIRLRYGLLDTQAQTLPPGRIQALSVTQSPLWRIFGWYRIQVNVAGYGAVGSNGEASPRTTLLPVGKLPDVMSMIALVLPDPGTPEPGRIFAAGLSGLDSDGGFVTTPRRGRFLAPLGWRRNGFAVTGTALLIRSGRWWRQLVMVPHQRTQSLAVHQGPIARRFGVADLVLHTTAGPVSPRLTQAGVDQARALFDEQAARARLARKRQTSEQWLAQVAPVADPAPEAPPAEPPVVEPVETSPQQEGPRRG from the coding sequence GTGACCGCTGGGGTTCCGGAGCGCGGTGCGCCGGACGTTCCCGCTGCACCGGACGTTCCTGCCGCCGCACCGGGCGCGCCTGCACCCGGGCCCGCGTTAGCGCCCGACGGCGAGTGGCTGCGGGTGCACCCGGCCTCGCCTTTTGTGCGTGGCTGGGTTGCCCTGGCAGCCATCGGTTATTTCTTTGGCCGGGATATCTTCGAACGGCTGCTGCAGGGCAGGCCGCTCGTCGAGGAGGACTTCGCCGGCCGCGCGCCCTGGCTGGTCGCCGGTGGCGGAATCATGCTGGTGCTGGCCGTGCTGGGGTTCATCCTGACCTGGTATTTCACCAAGTACCAGGTCTCCGAAGGGTACGTCCGGGTCAACTCCGGCTTCCTCTTCCGCCAGCAGCGGCAGGCCCGGCTGGACCGCGTCCAGGCCATCGACATCGTCCAGCCCCTGCTGGCCAGGATCTTCGGCCTCGCAGAACTCAAGTTCGAGGTGGCAGACGCCGGCGAATCGGCGGTGAAGCTTGCCTACCTGCGGATGGACGACGCGCGGCAGCTTCGGGCCACCATCCTGGCGCGGGCCGCCGGCATTGTCCCGGACCCGGCCCGGCCGCAGGAAGCCCCGCCCGAGGCGCCCGAACATCCGGTGCTGTCCGTCCCGCCGTCCCGCCTGGTTGGTTCGCTGCTGCTGAGCGAGCAGAGTTTCTTCGTTGTGGTGGGCGGCATCGCCTCAGTGATCCTGTCGGCAGTGACGGATAACCAGGGCTTCTACTTCTACCTGATCCCCGCCGCGCTTGGCCTGGCCGCTGCTTACTGGGGTTCCTTTAACAAGGGCTACAACTTCACTGCGGCCATTTCCCCGGACGGGATCCGGCTCCGGTACGGCCTGCTGGACACGCAGGCACAGACCCTCCCGCCCGGCAGGATCCAGGCGCTGTCAGTGACCCAGTCCCCGCTCTGGCGGATCTTTGGCTGGTACCGAATCCAGGTCAACGTTGCCGGCTACGGTGCCGTGGGCAGCAACGGCGAGGCCTCGCCGCGGACCACGCTCCTGCCCGTGGGTAAGCTGCCGGACGTGATGAGCATGATCGCCCTGGTCCTGCCGGACCCCGGAACACCGGAGCCCGGCCGCATTTTCGCGGCGGGGCTCAGCGGACTGGATTCCGACGGCGGATTTGTCACCACGCCGCGCCGTGGCCGGTTCCTGGCTCCGCTTGGCTGGCGCCGCAACGGGTTCGCCGTCACCGGCACGGCTCTGTTGATCCGTTCGGGCCGGTGGTGGCGGCAACTGGTCATGGTCCCGCACCAGCGCACCCAGTCCCTGGCCGTGCACCAGGGGCCCATTGCACGCCGGTTCGGGGTGGCGGACCTCGTCCTCCACACTACGGCGGGGCCGGTTTCACCGCGCCTGACCCAGGCCGGTGTTGACCAGGCGAGGGCTCTCTTTGATGAACAGGCAGCACGGGCACGGCTGGCCCGTAAACGGCAGACCAGCGAACAATGGCTGGCGCAAGTGGCCCCGGTGGCTGATCCGGCCCCGGAGGCTCCTCCGGCCGAACCCCCGGTGGTTGAGCCGGTCGAAACCAGTCCCCAACAGGAAGGCCCCCGCCGTGGTTAA
- a CDS encoding Rossmann-like and DUF2520 domain-containing protein — MVKPGRLGVGIIGAGKVGAVLGAALRGAEHAVVGVSAVSEASRERAEALLPGVPVLEIQEIVERAELVLLAVPDDALAGLVDGLAKLGAWQPGQLVAHTSGRFGVGVLHPVRSAGAIPLALHPAMTFTGMSLDLTRLLDCTFGVTADAAMLPIAQALVVEMGAEPVAIAEGDRTLYHTALAHGSNHLVTLVAQASQLLRDVGVDEPGRMLGPLLRATLENALASGESALTGPVARGDAGTVAAHAEALREYDAGTHGDVLEAYLAMARATARRAESRGLLKEDQVDAMRAALEEGD, encoded by the coding sequence GTGGTTAAGCCCGGACGTCTCGGCGTCGGAATCATCGGTGCCGGCAAAGTCGGCGCGGTGCTTGGCGCCGCCCTCCGCGGGGCAGAACATGCCGTCGTCGGGGTGTCCGCTGTGTCGGAGGCCAGCCGCGAACGCGCGGAAGCGTTGCTGCCCGGAGTTCCCGTCCTTGAGATCCAGGAGATTGTGGAGCGTGCCGAACTGGTGCTCCTGGCCGTTCCCGACGACGCGCTGGCCGGCCTGGTGGACGGGCTGGCGAAACTTGGCGCCTGGCAGCCCGGACAGCTGGTGGCCCACACCTCCGGCCGGTTTGGCGTGGGCGTCCTGCACCCGGTGCGAAGCGCCGGCGCCATTCCGCTGGCACTGCACCCGGCCATGACGTTCACAGGCATGAGCCTCGACCTCACCCGACTGCTTGACTGCACCTTCGGGGTAACAGCCGATGCCGCCATGCTGCCCATTGCGCAGGCCCTGGTTGTGGAGATGGGGGCGGAACCGGTAGCAATCGCTGAGGGTGACCGGACGCTTTACCACACGGCCCTTGCCCATGGTTCCAACCACCTTGTCACGCTGGTGGCCCAGGCTTCGCAGCTGCTCCGCGATGTGGGTGTGGACGAACCGGGCCGGATGCTTGGCCCCCTGCTGCGGGCCACGCTGGAGAACGCCCTCGCCTCCGGGGAATCGGCGTTGACCGGCCCCGTGGCCAGGGGCGACGCGGGAACCGTGGCGGCCCATGCCGAGGCGTTGCGGGAGTACGACGCCGGGACGCACGGCGATGTGCTCGAGGCGTACCTCGCCATGGCCCGGGCCACGGCACGGCGGGCCGAAAGCCGCGGGCTGCTGAAAGAGGATCAAGTGGACGCCATGCGTGCGGCCCTGGAAGAAGGAGACTGA
- a CDS encoding pantoate--beta-alanine ligase, whose product MVAQLVRTAAELRAASALLLAERGGRSQGLVPTMGALHEGHARLARTAVEQNDVVVATIFVNPLQFGDAVDLDRYPRTLEADVSLLEEQGVDLVFAPSVEEVYPGGEPLVRVTAGSLGEKWEGASRPGHFDGALTVVAKLLHYGIPGAGLPPAGAFVSGAGAGLPAYRAYFGQKDAQQLALVRRMVADLNFPVEIVAVPTVRSDDGLALSSRNRFLSDEERDAALVLSRALRLIEERANAHQPLDLDSARALIESQPLVALDYFDVVDPDTLEPLAENCRKVPFRGEGLALVAAKVGPVRLIDNAPLSS is encoded by the coding sequence ATGGTGGCGCAACTGGTGCGGACGGCGGCGGAACTGCGGGCAGCGAGTGCCTTGCTTCTGGCCGAACGAGGTGGCAGGTCCCAGGGCCTGGTGCCTACCATGGGCGCACTCCACGAGGGGCACGCCCGGTTGGCGCGTACCGCCGTCGAACAAAACGACGTGGTGGTGGCAACCATCTTTGTGAATCCGCTGCAGTTTGGTGACGCGGTGGATCTGGACCGCTATCCTCGTACGCTCGAGGCCGATGTGTCCCTGCTCGAAGAGCAAGGTGTTGACCTGGTGTTCGCACCCTCGGTGGAGGAGGTTTACCCCGGCGGCGAGCCGCTGGTGCGCGTGACGGCCGGGTCCCTGGGGGAGAAGTGGGAAGGGGCCTCGCGCCCCGGGCATTTCGACGGCGCCCTCACCGTGGTTGCCAAGCTGCTGCACTACGGCATCCCGGGTGCGGGACTTCCGCCGGCCGGGGCCTTCGTCTCGGGTGCCGGTGCCGGCCTGCCCGCCTACCGTGCGTACTTCGGCCAGAAGGACGCCCAGCAGCTGGCGCTGGTCAGGCGGATGGTGGCGGACCTGAACTTCCCGGTTGAGATAGTTGCCGTACCCACGGTGCGCTCCGACGACGGGCTGGCCCTGTCCAGCCGTAACCGGTTCCTCTCCGACGAGGAGCGGGACGCGGCCCTGGTACTGTCACGCGCACTGCGGCTCATCGAAGAGCGGGCCAACGCCCACCAGCCCCTGGACCTGGACTCCGCCCGTGCCTTGATTGAGTCCCAGCCTCTGGTTGCGCTGGACTACTTCGACGTCGTGGACCCGGACACCCTTGAGCCGCTCGCCGAAAACTGCCGGAAGGTCCCGTTCCGCGGTGAGGGGCTGGCGCTCGTCGCGGCCAAAGTCGGGCCGGTCCGGCTGATTGACAATGCGCCGCTGAGTTCCTGA
- a CDS encoding GAF and ANTAR domain-containing protein: MDIAPGVVEGEDDLCAPYLSNLPVTGVAVSLFGGTAAETLVAASDDLAARLDELQFNLGEGPRWRALKTRLPVLLGDAQATVDGEWPVFHKALEGTAAAALFVFPLTVGAVDLGVVELYHTAPGPLSRSDQSTAAVLAGQTAWYLLRKILNVNSAETDPSLEPGLMSRREIHQATGMVLAQSGASAAESLLMLRAYAFANDLSLKATAAAVLDGRLSFGPQDDRPGGHALQ, encoded by the coding sequence ATGGACATTGCCCCCGGCGTGGTCGAGGGTGAAGACGACCTCTGTGCTCCCTATCTCTCGAACCTGCCCGTCACCGGTGTGGCTGTATCCCTGTTCGGCGGAACCGCCGCTGAGACGCTGGTAGCCGCCAGCGACGATCTGGCGGCGCGCCTGGACGAGTTGCAGTTCAACCTGGGGGAGGGCCCGCGGTGGCGGGCACTGAAGACCCGGCTGCCCGTCCTGCTTGGCGACGCGCAGGCCACCGTAGACGGCGAGTGGCCGGTGTTCCACAAAGCCCTCGAGGGAACGGCGGCAGCGGCGTTGTTTGTCTTCCCTTTGACAGTCGGGGCGGTGGACCTCGGCGTCGTGGAGCTGTATCACACCGCGCCGGGCCCCCTGAGCCGTTCCGACCAGTCAACTGCCGCAGTGCTGGCGGGGCAGACCGCCTGGTATCTCCTGCGCAAGATCCTCAACGTCAATTCGGCTGAGACCGATCCTTCCCTGGAGCCCGGTTTGATGTCGCGCCGGGAGATCCATCAGGCCACCGGCATGGTTCTGGCCCAGTCCGGCGCCTCAGCGGCCGAATCCCTGCTCATGCTGCGCGCCTACGCCTTTGCCAACGACCTGAGCTTGAAGGCGACAGCGGCCGCTGTGCTTGATGGCCGGCTTAGCTTCGGCCCGCAGGATGACCGGCCCGGCGGGCATGCACTGCAGTAA
- a CDS encoding GAF and ANTAR domain-containing protein: MVTNTRAERVSVAFVKLTDTLVADYDVLDLLHTLVEESVGLLDVAAAGLLLADPSGELQVVASTSEESRLVEVLQLQAGAGPCVECYLTGKAVEVADINSLTAWQGFREAALSQGFRSVHAVPMRVQGRTIGAMGLFGASARPLTKEDAAIGQALADVATISLMQERTLREAALVNEQLQRALNTRVLIEQAKGVIAHTAGVDMDEAFNRLRSHARANSQSLQVTAGKIVDRSLTL, translated from the coding sequence ATGGTAACGAATACGCGCGCGGAGCGCGTCAGTGTGGCTTTCGTGAAGCTCACGGACACACTGGTGGCGGACTATGACGTCCTGGACCTCCTCCACACCCTGGTGGAGGAGTCTGTGGGGCTCCTCGACGTCGCGGCCGCGGGACTGCTGCTCGCTGATCCCAGCGGAGAATTGCAGGTGGTGGCGTCCACGAGCGAGGAGAGCCGGCTCGTGGAGGTCCTGCAACTGCAGGCAGGGGCCGGCCCGTGCGTGGAGTGCTACTTGACCGGGAAAGCCGTGGAAGTGGCCGACATCAATAGCCTGACCGCCTGGCAGGGCTTCCGGGAAGCAGCACTTTCCCAAGGCTTCCGTTCGGTCCATGCCGTGCCCATGAGGGTCCAGGGACGCACCATCGGCGCGATGGGCCTGTTTGGCGCCAGTGCGCGCCCCTTGACGAAAGAGGATGCTGCAATCGGCCAGGCGCTGGCCGACGTCGCCACCATCAGCCTTATGCAGGAACGCACCCTCAGGGAGGCTGCGCTGGTCAATGAGCAGCTCCAGCGGGCGCTCAATACCCGGGTGCTGATTGAGCAGGCCAAGGGCGTCATTGCCCATACGGCGGGTGTGGATATGGACGAGGCATTCAACCGGCTGCGCAGCCACGCGCGAGCCAACAGCCAGAGCCTGCAGGTAACCGCCGGAAAGATTGTGGACCGCAGCCTGACGTTGTGA
- a CDS encoding TetR/AcrR family transcriptional regulator — protein MISDGEATLPLAENDAAVAVRPADSRERILAVAYELFSRRGVRDVGVNELIERSGVAKATFYRHFPSKDALVLAFLELRDQLWTVDAIVGQAKRRATKPTEQLLAIFDVFGEWFLRDDFEACSFINILLEMGPAHPLGQASIDYLSRIRGHVQALAEQAGLDRPEDFARSWHILMKGSIVSASEGDTQAARRAQEMAGWLIEHHSS, from the coding sequence ATGATTTCCGATGGAGAAGCCACACTGCCGCTTGCGGAGAACGATGCAGCGGTGGCTGTTCGTCCTGCCGATTCCCGGGAGCGGATCCTCGCCGTGGCCTACGAACTGTTTTCCCGGCGCGGAGTGCGGGATGTCGGGGTCAACGAACTCATTGAACGCTCCGGCGTGGCCAAGGCAACTTTCTACCGGCACTTCCCGTCCAAGGATGCGCTGGTTCTCGCGTTCCTGGAACTTCGGGACCAACTTTGGACTGTGGACGCAATCGTTGGGCAGGCCAAACGTCGGGCCACCAAGCCGACGGAACAGCTGCTGGCAATTTTCGACGTCTTTGGCGAATGGTTCCTTCGGGACGACTTCGAAGCCTGCTCGTTCATCAACATCCTGCTTGAGATGGGTCCGGCGCATCCGCTGGGCCAGGCCAGCATCGATTACCTGTCCAGGATCCGGGGGCACGTGCAGGCCCTGGCGGAGCAGGCCGGCCTGGACCGGCCCGAGGATTTTGCCCGCTCATGGCACATCCTGATGAAGGGCTCCATCGTTTCCGCCTCTGAAGGGGATACTCAGGCGGCGAGGCGGGCCCAGGAGATGGCCGGCTGGCTGATCGAGCACCACAGCAGCTGA
- a CDS encoding type 1 glutamine amidotransferase domain-containing protein, with translation MSEHSIAGKKVAFLLTDGVEQVELTSPWQAVKDAGGEPVLVAPGSGRLQGYNGTDKGDTFNVDLTLAEANASDFDALVLPGGVVNADHLRVDKAAQAFTRSFFEQHKPVASICHGPWLLIDAGVIRGRNVTSYHTLQTDLKNAGANWSDEEVVVDQGLVTSRHPGDLEAFNGKLVEEISEGRHAGQTV, from the coding sequence ATGTCAGAACACAGCATCGCTGGCAAAAAAGTCGCTTTCCTGCTGACGGACGGCGTGGAGCAGGTCGAACTCACCAGCCCGTGGCAGGCAGTCAAGGACGCCGGCGGCGAACCCGTTTTGGTCGCTCCCGGCAGCGGACGGCTACAGGGTTACAACGGGACGGACAAAGGCGACACGTTCAACGTCGACCTGACGCTGGCCGAGGCCAATGCGTCCGACTTTGACGCTCTGGTCCTCCCCGGCGGCGTGGTGAACGCCGATCACCTCCGTGTGGATAAGGCCGCCCAGGCCTTTACCCGCAGCTTCTTTGAGCAGCATAAACCGGTGGCTTCCATCTGCCATGGACCATGGCTGCTGATCGACGCCGGCGTGATCCGCGGCCGGAACGTGACCTCGTACCACACGCTCCAGACCGACCTGAAGAACGCCGGCGCCAACTGGAGTGATGAGGAAGTCGTGGTTGACCAAGGCCTGGTGACGAGCCGTCACCCGGGCGATCTTGAGGCCTTCAACGGCAAACTCGTGGAGGAAATCTCCGAAGGCCGGCACGCAGGCCAGACCGTCTAA
- a CDS encoding transferase: MTRQVESFEDDSGGVVYYHRHQNGGGYVGRGAVVADSARLGLMTYVEPHARIGAGVLVGHGSWIDRQAQVGERTIIGDAVRVGHGTIIGNRVHIGSHSRIGAGAVIGHGARLAADSRVPDGGRIAAQPRRRTGAGTEVRQRSRKPKKNLAA; the protein is encoded by the coding sequence ATGACCAGGCAGGTTGAATCGTTTGAGGACGACTCCGGCGGAGTGGTGTACTATCACCGGCACCAGAACGGCGGGGGCTATGTGGGCCGCGGCGCGGTTGTAGCTGACTCAGCCCGTCTGGGGCTGATGACCTACGTTGAACCGCACGCGCGGATCGGAGCCGGCGTCCTCGTTGGCCACGGGAGCTGGATCGACCGCCAGGCGCAGGTGGGGGAGCGGACCATCATCGGCGACGCCGTGCGCGTGGGCCATGGAACGATCATCGGTAACCGCGTGCATATCGGCAGCCATTCACGGATCGGAGCCGGTGCCGTCATCGGCCACGGCGCCCGGCTGGCCGCTGACAGCAGGGTGCCCGACGGCGGCCGCATTGCCGCCCAGCCGCGGCGCCGGACAGGCGCGGGCACGGAAGTCCGGCAGAGGTCCCGGAAACCGAAAAAGAACCTGGCCGCCTAA